The following proteins are co-located in the Geoanaerobacter pelophilus genome:
- a CDS encoding radical SAM protein: MNIVETSTDRLSKWFWSHTPVTIQRLRSQNLTEANWQLCQTQERNHSEYCPAFPEMLELELTKACNFMCTHCGTHGSSDQHRTNNKSTPIDIALLDQLAQDVFPYLRRISLVGEGEPFMAPRYLLLHLFKQLERTNTGLDISTNGALLDYELMFAMLPVLGDICFSLDAATKETFYLVRRSKDFDSVIETIKKLASLKQYALSDRRRFQIQLSFALRKTNCSELIDFLRMAAELQVDGVYVRQLLVHFPSMASETLIDKPEILNPLIEQASREAEKLGLSVFLPALINDSSHVIHSAPVIEVLSEAEVPQKQVPEQPLDANPQSKSRVNCAFLWRCMGVRSTGHVFSCGCLSAPLIGDIKTNSLAEIWNCETLRDMRKRLDTEDPHPACSHCWYREVSYFDSFEGSDFSLQNVSQPKEKTYDDSSFNSKDEG, from the coding sequence ATGAATATTGTCGAGACTAGTACGGACAGACTTTCAAAGTGGTTTTGGAGTCATACGCCGGTAACTATACAAAGGTTGCGTTCGCAGAATCTTACTGAAGCCAATTGGCAGCTATGTCAAACTCAGGAACGGAACCACTCTGAATACTGCCCGGCTTTCCCGGAAATGCTTGAACTGGAATTGACTAAAGCATGTAACTTCATGTGTACGCACTGTGGAACGCATGGTTCTTCTGATCAGCATCGAACAAACAATAAATCAACTCCCATAGACATAGCCCTTCTCGACCAATTAGCGCAAGATGTTTTTCCATATCTCAGGCGTATTTCTCTAGTCGGCGAGGGCGAGCCGTTTATGGCTCCGCGATATCTTCTGCTCCACTTATTCAAGCAACTTGAACGCACTAATACGGGCCTGGATATTTCGACCAATGGGGCTCTGCTGGACTACGAGTTGATGTTTGCTATGCTACCAGTACTAGGAGATATCTGTTTTTCATTGGATGCTGCAACCAAGGAAACTTTTTATCTCGTGCGTCGTTCAAAAGACTTTGATTCAGTCATTGAGACGATAAAGAAACTTGCCAGTTTGAAGCAATATGCCCTAAGCGACAGGCGCCGGTTCCAGATTCAACTTTCATTTGCTCTGCGAAAAACTAATTGCTCTGAATTGATCGATTTTCTGCGAATGGCTGCTGAATTACAAGTCGATGGTGTTTATGTACGGCAACTCTTAGTGCATTTCCCCTCAATGGCATCTGAAACCTTGATTGACAAACCGGAGATCCTTAATCCCCTGATCGAACAGGCTTCGCGAGAAGCCGAGAAATTAGGACTTTCGGTCTTTCTTCCCGCACTCATCAATGACTCATCACATGTGATTCATAGTGCGCCAGTGATAGAAGTTTTGAGTGAGGCAGAAGTTCCGCAGAAGCAAGTACCAGAACAACCATTGGATGCAAACCCACAAAGTAAAAGCCGTGTGAACTGTGCTTTTCTTTGGCGCTGCATGGGAGTTCGCTCAACCGGGCATGTTTTTTCTTGTGGTTGCTTGAGTGCTCCACTTATAGGTGACATTAAAACAAATAGCCTTGCAGAAATATGGAACTGCGAAACTTTGAGAGATATGCGCAAGAGACTGGATACTGAAGACCCCCACCCGGCATGCAGTCATTGTTGGTACCGTGAGGTGTCATATTTTGATTCATTTGAAGGATCCGATTTTTCTCTTCAAAACGTCAGCCAACCAAAAGAAAAAACTTACGACGATAGCTCTTTCAATTCAAAGGACGAAGGATGA
- a CDS encoding glycosyltransferase yields MHIFTSVTANYVPKARVLAKSVKKHHPKAQFHLLLSDKQPEWLHEKSEHFDSIINIDELSIPNKQAWIFKHRLVELCTAVKGFGFQEIIKRHNPDKIIYLDPDITVMSRLDSITERLDKFSILLTPHQTEPDTDLRAIVDNEICSLKHGIYNLGFVAIRNSDEGRRFADWWAKRLEHFCFDDIPNGLFTDQRWCDLAPSFFEDLLIMREPIYNVCTWNLTQRKVTGKVPDGLLINGQPLCFYHFSGFDSGAQKMMLDLYGKDSPVLYELRDWYINECSVMGQDQYGTTPCMYDCFSDGTKISKSHRYIYRKDPALATKFPDPFKVSVTDSFLNWYKNTYKDSNIILDNIEYHELLNLYMAVLNDVTLIRNSKSYKILKALGIMHV; encoded by the coding sequence ATGCACATTTTTACTAGCGTTACTGCCAACTACGTCCCCAAAGCACGGGTGCTTGCCAAGTCGGTCAAAAAACATCACCCCAAGGCGCAGTTTCATCTGCTTCTCTCGGACAAACAGCCTGAGTGGCTGCATGAGAAATCAGAGCATTTCGATTCAATAATCAATATCGATGAGCTATCAATACCGAACAAGCAGGCATGGATATTCAAGCACCGGCTTGTGGAGTTGTGCACTGCGGTCAAGGGGTTCGGGTTCCAGGAGATCATCAAACGGCACAACCCAGATAAGATAATCTACCTTGACCCGGACATTACGGTGATGTCACGGCTTGACAGCATTACCGAGAGGCTTGACAAATTCAGCATTCTGCTGACTCCTCACCAGACAGAGCCGGACACTGATCTGCGGGCGATTGTCGACAATGAAATCTGCAGTCTGAAACACGGGATCTACAACCTCGGCTTTGTCGCTATTCGTAACTCTGATGAAGGCAGGCGCTTTGCCGATTGGTGGGCCAAGCGGTTGGAGCATTTCTGTTTTGACGATATCCCAAATGGCCTGTTTACCGATCAGCGTTGGTGCGATCTTGCCCCGTCGTTCTTTGAAGACCTGCTGATAATGCGGGAGCCGATTTATAACGTCTGTACCTGGAATCTTACTCAACGGAAGGTAACAGGTAAAGTGCCTGACGGACTGCTGATTAATGGACAACCTCTTTGTTTTTATCATTTTTCCGGATTCGATAGTGGGGCACAGAAAATGATGCTTGATCTGTATGGCAAGGATAGCCCCGTTCTGTATGAGCTGAGGGACTGGTATATCAATGAATGTTCAGTTATGGGGCAGGACCAATACGGGACAACGCCTTGCATGTATGATTGTTTCAGTGACGGCACAAAGATTTCTAAGTCTCATCGTTACATTTACCGAAAAGATCCTGCTTTAGCGACAAAGTTTCCTGATCCGTTCAAAGTGAGTGTTACAGACTCTTTTTTGAACTGGTACAAGAACACTTACAAGGACAGCAATATTATTCTGGACAATATTGAATATCATGAGTTACTCAATCTATATATGGCTGTGCTTAATGATGTTACATTAATTCGCAATTCGAAATCTTACAAGATCTTGAAGGCTTTGGGGATAATGCATGTGTGA
- a CDS encoding glycosyltransferase family 4 protein has product MTPMKRQIHLIVQYYRAATPERQGEIDTCLRENLQNPLIDAVHLLTEELFDLTAFSNTEKIKQTVISERLTFERAFKYANTWPEPVIWMLSNADIYFDDTLRFLVKVDFSNQIFALTRHNIMPDGSLEFMPPEYAHGSQDVWIFTAPVPVEKMFTSFYLGIPGCDHRIAYEFVNFGFVVLNPSLMLVARHLDNLNPVDIHTRTNQYVSLMNEEAYSSGRAVCPPYQYFLYPGEELMLSHETFVRIVGLSEAKRQLEWDKEALDSKKRHLETEKTQLIRETYELRRIIKSKDEQIYALQNSLSWRVTAPLRRLGHTFSVSATPTPLHHENAANTMTLDEMAKLVSQQPATKPTILLLDFNLGGGSGLYSRNMIAHMEQQGHKVVLLEYRYGVKDYHVECHTGQEIEDVLFPPDLAGFFPDLLEKLKIDYVIACQLVSWPDTEAVLNTIRESRTPYIALVHDYFMVCPNWTLFDYQENYCAVPDDPAVCATCLEKLRRLDVPLEHHTGTKRIEPWRSAAGAFLSRAEKVICFSEASMKIMKRAYPELENMLVNEHSIPEQHLFTWQQRSLPEDGLLTIAAIGSIGVPKGSKLIEQLLNDNRLSGLNFRLVVIGVILPPPSASDRLVIHGSYSRKDLGTLMEQYKVSVVIISSVCPETFCYSASEALLLGYPVIACNLGAPADRVRNCDAGWVADAPYIDGLVSVISQILAHPHAVEKKSLNTKKYTPVSVERHLAVISGCLQGNY; this is encoded by the coding sequence ATGACCCCTATGAAGCGCCAGATCCATCTGATCGTCCAGTATTACCGAGCCGCTACCCCTGAGCGGCAGGGGGAGATCGATACCTGCCTGCGGGAAAACCTGCAGAATCCTTTGATTGATGCGGTTCACCTGTTGACGGAAGAGTTGTTTGATCTTACGGCATTTTCGAATACAGAAAAAATTAAGCAGACGGTTATCAGTGAGCGCTTGACCTTCGAGCGGGCGTTTAAGTATGCCAACACCTGGCCTGAACCGGTTATCTGGATGCTATCCAATGCGGATATTTATTTTGATGATACGCTGCGGTTCCTGGTGAAGGTGGATTTCAGCAACCAGATTTTTGCACTGACTCGGCATAACATCATGCCCGACGGCAGTCTGGAGTTCATGCCGCCGGAGTACGCTCACGGCAGTCAGGATGTGTGGATATTTACGGCACCAGTACCTGTAGAGAAGATGTTTACGAGTTTTTATCTGGGGATACCGGGTTGCGATCACCGGATTGCTTACGAGTTTGTAAATTTCGGATTTGTGGTGCTGAACCCTTCTTTGATGCTTGTTGCCCGGCATTTGGATAATCTGAATCCGGTTGATATTCACACGAGGACAAACCAGTATGTTTCATTGATGAATGAAGAAGCCTACAGTTCTGGCAGGGCGGTTTGCCCACCGTATCAGTATTTTCTCTATCCGGGGGAAGAACTGATGCTGTCACATGAAACATTTGTCAGGATAGTCGGCCTGTCGGAAGCAAAACGGCAGTTGGAGTGGGATAAGGAAGCACTTGATTCAAAAAAGAGGCATCTTGAGACAGAAAAGACTCAGCTGATTCGTGAAACCTATGAGTTGAGGCGAATCATTAAGTCTAAAGATGAACAGATTTATGCATTGCAGAACTCGCTCAGTTGGCGGGTAACCGCGCCTCTGCGGCGCTTGGGGCACACTTTTTCGGTCAGCGCTACACCAACCCCGTTGCATCATGAAAATGCCGCCAATACTATGACACTGGATGAAATGGCGAAGTTAGTTTCTCAACAGCCAGCAACAAAGCCGACTATTCTCTTGCTTGATTTCAACCTTGGCGGCGGCTCAGGTCTCTACTCTCGCAATATGATTGCGCATATGGAGCAGCAGGGCCATAAGGTGGTACTGCTGGAGTATCGCTACGGCGTGAAAGATTATCACGTCGAATGCCACACTGGGCAGGAAATAGAGGATGTCCTCTTCCCACCAGATCTCGCAGGTTTTTTCCCCGATCTCCTAGAAAAACTGAAAATAGATTATGTAATTGCCTGTCAATTGGTTTCTTGGCCGGATACCGAAGCTGTTCTGAACACCATCCGGGAATCCAGGACTCCTTATATTGCCCTTGTTCATGACTATTTCATGGTCTGTCCCAACTGGACGTTGTTTGATTATCAGGAGAACTATTGCGCTGTGCCTGATGATCCTGCAGTATGCGCCACCTGTCTGGAAAAACTGCGGAGGCTTGATGTGCCGCTGGAACATCATACCGGCACAAAGAGGATCGAACCATGGCGGAGTGCAGCGGGAGCATTTTTGAGCCGGGCAGAAAAGGTCATCTGTTTTTCAGAAGCATCAATGAAGATCATGAAGCGAGCCTATCCGGAGCTTGAAAATATGCTTGTCAACGAGCACAGCATTCCTGAACAGCACCTTTTCACATGGCAGCAGCGGAGTCTGCCGGAAGACGGACTGTTAACGATTGCAGCTATAGGCTCTATCGGTGTCCCCAAAGGGAGTAAGTTGATTGAGCAGCTATTGAATGACAACCGCTTGTCGGGGCTCAATTTCAGACTGGTTGTCATCGGGGTGATACTTCCCCCGCCGTCTGCCAGTGACAGACTGGTAATTCATGGCAGTTACTCTCGTAAAGATCTCGGCACTCTTATGGAGCAGTACAAGGTGTCTGTGGTGATAATCTCAAGCGTCTGCCCAGAAACCTTTTGTTACTCTGCATCAGAGGCGCTGCTGCTGGGGTATCCTGTGATTGCTTGCAATTTGGGCGCACCGGCTGATAGAGTACGCAATTGCGACGCAGGATGGGTCGCTGATGCCCCATATATTGACGGCCTTGTATCGGTGATCAGCCAGATACTCGCACATCCGCATGCTGTTGAAAAGAAAAGTCTTAACACGAAAAAATATACTCCGGTATCCGTAGAGAGGCATTTAGCCGTCATCTCCGGGTGTTTACAGGGTAACTACTGA
- a CDS encoding recombinase family protein has protein sequence MKYIAYYRVSSQKQGKSGLGLEAQKKMVADFIAANNGELVGEYTEVESGKVDSRPELAKAMRQADLVKGQLLVAKLDRLSRSLHFLTSLQKNQVNFVIADMPHCDSFTVHIYGALAQKERERISSTTKAGLERARARGVKLGTNNLKPELVAEASAKGVQVLKAQAADFANKVMPTITALKDQGKGLREIARELDKIGVLTARGKQWTPTAVNNVLKRAAA, from the coding sequence ATGAAATATATCGCTTACTACAGGGTGTCCAGCCAGAAACAAGGCAAATCAGGCTTAGGCCTGGAGGCTCAAAAGAAAATGGTTGCTGATTTCATAGCGGCTAATAATGGCGAGCTTGTAGGCGAGTATACTGAAGTTGAATCTGGTAAAGTGGATTCAAGGCCAGAGCTTGCAAAGGCAATGCGTCAAGCTGATCTGGTTAAAGGTCAATTGCTGGTGGCAAAATTAGATCGGCTTTCGCGGTCACTCCACTTCCTTACCAGCTTGCAGAAGAACCAGGTAAACTTCGTGATTGCCGACATGCCCCATTGCGATAGTTTCACCGTCCATATTTACGGAGCACTTGCGCAGAAGGAGCGGGAGCGTATCAGCTCAACTACCAAAGCCGGACTTGAAAGAGCGCGGGCGCGTGGTGTAAAGCTGGGAACTAATAACCTGAAACCGGAGCTGGTAGCAGAAGCCAGCGCTAAGGGCGTGCAGGTATTAAAAGCTCAAGCTGCAGATTTTGCCAATAAGGTAATGCCAACAATAACTGCTCTAAAAGATCAAGGTAAAGGTCTTAGGGAAATCGCAAGAGAGTTGGATAAAATCGGAGTATTAACTGCTAGGGGAAAGCAGTGGACTCCGACAGCAGTTAATAATGTGTTGAAAAGGGCTGCAGCATAA